The Bradysia coprophila strain Holo2 chromosome IV unlocalized genomic scaffold, BU_Bcop_v1 contig_81, whole genome shotgun sequence genome has a window encoding:
- the LOC119072489 gene encoding UNC93-like protein, with protein MPSSSVNNDVNERQLFIASAGKYENVRITKNVLVLGVAFMVHFTAFHGMANLQSSVNSDGALGAYTLAAIYGSLIISNIFLPVTVIRWIGCKWTIAVSFLFYIPFIAAQFYPRFYTLVPAGLAVGFGGGPLWCAKCTYLTVISEAFTAISNGQIKLEVIIVRFFGLFFIFYQLAQVWGNLLSSTVLSSGIGDTDGLSANITIDLGNVSKNVDQLCGARFCPNALESSGEVGNLHRPDLFKIQLLSGIFIVLMLCATILVSLFADTLKRYEMGRKGSGSGLSGIKLLAVTFKQLLQKKQILLLPITMFIGAEQAFMAVGFTASFVGCGWGISRIGYVMIFFGLSNVIAAAFTGAVAKITGRLPIMVAITVLHGAIIIWMRVWVAVEDDYLTYGAMAALWGLVDGTWLIQVNSYYGVLFPGREEAAFSNFRFFEAIGSVSIYVLNPMLCTSTILTILLTLMIVGMIGYSMVEYIERKEERSNNFELEGSER; from the exons atGCCATCATCATCGGTTAACAACGACGTAAATGAACGCCAGTTGTTCATTGCCAGTGCTGGCAAATATGAAAACGTTCGAATCACTAAGAATGTCTTAGTGTTAGGGGTCGCGTTTATGGTTCATTTTACTGCTTTCCATGGCATGGCCAATCTTCAATCTTCGGTCAATTCGGACGGTGCACTGGGAGCTTATACACTTGCCGCAATTTATGGTTCATTAATTATATCGAACATATTTCTACCAGTGACAGTTATACG GTGGATCGGTTGTAAATGGACAATTGCGGTTTCATTTCTGTTCTATATACCTTTCATAGCGGCTCAATTCTATCCTCGATTTTATACATTAGTTCCAGCTGGTCTGGCTGTTGGATTTGGTGGTGGGCCGCTGTGGTGTGCTAAGTGCACATATTTAACTGTGATATCTGAAGCTTTTACCGCAATAAGCAATGGTCAAATCAAATTGGAAGTGATAATTGTTCGATTTTTCGGATTGTTCTTCATTTTCTATCAACTCGCTCAAGTTTGGGGCAATTTATTGTCGTCAACAG TTCTATCTAGTGGCATTGGCGACACAGATGGTTTGTCTGCGAATATTACAATTGATTTGGGAAATGTTTCGAAAAACGTTGACCAATTATGTGGTGCTAGATTTTGTCCAAATGCACTGGAAAGTTCTGGAGAAGTGGGCAACTTACATCGTCCTGACCTATTTAAAATTCAGCTGCTGTCTGGAATATTCATTGTACTAATGTTGTGTGCCACAATTCTTGTCAGTTTATTTGCAGATACACTGAAAAG ATACGAAATGGGGAGAAAAGGTTCGGGATCAGGTCTCTCTGGAATAAAGCTTTTGGCGGTAACGTTCAAGCAATTATTGCAAAAGAAACAAATTCTTCTTTTGCCAATCACAATGTTTATTGGGGCGGAACAGGCCTTCATGGCCGTCGGCTTTACAGCT TCTTTCGTCGGTTGTGGATGGGGAATATCACGCATTGGCTACGTGATGATTTTCTTTGGACTTTCCAATGTGATTGCAGCAGCATTTACGGGAGCTGTTGCAAAGATAACGGGCAGATTACCGATCATGGTTGCTATAACGGTGTTACATGGAGCAATCATAATTTGGATGAGAGTTTGGGTGGCTGTTGAAGACGATTACTTAACATACGGGGCAATGGCAGCACTATGGGGTCTGGTTGATGGAACGTGGTTGATTCAAGTGAACT CTTACTACGGAGTTCTTTTTCCCGGTCGAGAGGAGGCCGCTTTCAGTAATTTCCGATTTTTCGAAGCCATTGGCTCAGTATCGATATATGTTTTGAATCCGATGCTTTGCACGAGTACAATATTAACGATTTTGCTGACTTTGATGATTGTGGGAATGATTGG TTACTCAATGGTAGAATATATTGAGCGAAAAGAGGAGAGGTCAAACAATTTCGAGCTGGAAGGGTCCGAGAGATGA